In the bacterium genome, one interval contains:
- a CDS encoding CDP-alcohol phosphatidyltransferase family protein, whose translation MTSAGDPSSRALYHYLKAGTQRALDPVVARVLIGIHPNVLTGLGVLSAAAAGGCLWRGWYLAAVPCILLRMLLNVADGQVARRTGKTSRAGAVWNEFSDRLADIGLFGGAALAAPAGLALGLATLAAVELVSYLGILPQTLGLARQYGGVSAKIPRQIALMIAAAGQGIWGGSWLRVGLIVIALGALLTVGQRLRSAFREARA comes from the coding sequence GTGACGTCTGCTGGAGATCCATCCAGCCGGGCGCTGTACCATTATCTCAAGGCGGGCACCCAGCGGGCGCTCGATCCCGTGGTCGCGCGCGTGTTGATCGGCATCCATCCCAACGTCCTTACCGGTCTCGGCGTCCTCTCGGCCGCCGCTGCGGGGGGGTGTCTCTGGCGGGGCTGGTACCTCGCCGCGGTTCCGTGCATCCTGCTCCGCATGTTGCTAAACGTCGCGGACGGTCAGGTCGCCCGCAGGACCGGGAAGACCTCGCGGGCGGGCGCGGTTTGGAATGAGTTCTCGGACCGCCTCGCCGATATCGGCCTCTTCGGCGGAGCCGCGCTCGCCGCCCCGGCCGGGCTGGCGCTGGGCCTCGCCACGCTCGCGGCCGTTGAGCTGGTGTCCTACCTGGGAATTCTGCCCCAGACCCTTGGGCTCGCGCGCCAGTACGGAGGCGTCTCCGCCAAGATCCCGCGCCAGATCGCCCTCATGATCGCCGCGGCGGGCCAGGGCATCTGGGGCGGTTCGTGGTTGCGGGTCGGGCTCATTGTCATCGCGCTCGGCGCGCTGCTCACGGTCGGGCAGCGCCTCCGCAGCGCGTTCCGTGAGGCGCGGGCGTGA
- a CDS encoding phosphatidate cytidylyltransferase: MTAILFRSLAIYGGVFLGVGVAIAVMRLRGAARGRAGLTEFEARTLSWMVLAPLIIVPAYLGGWWLAGVVALIALQGMRELFSVTGVNGYGTWASIWVLVTVLLAQIYPEGFYVIPGFVIILTSALPVLRKRTTGAVYEVGVVVFGLMYLAWLFARLIFLRAEPGGFGHVVFMGTCVAINDNASYWAGKLFGRYSRPLIPEVSPGKTVVGFLGGAAATIAAGLLFHFAIPAVSRAQVLVLATLIALTGPMGDLVISVIKRDRGVKDMGTILPGHGGVLDRFDSILYTTPIYYFALAVLGLRR; encoded by the coding sequence GTGACCGCGATCTTGTTCCGCAGCCTCGCGATCTATGGGGGCGTCTTCCTCGGCGTCGGGGTCGCGATCGCCGTGATGCGGCTCCGTGGTGCCGCGCGCGGCCGGGCCGGCCTCACGGAGTTCGAGGCCCGAACGCTCTCATGGATGGTCCTCGCCCCGCTCATCATCGTCCCGGCGTACCTCGGCGGTTGGTGGCTCGCCGGCGTCGTCGCGCTCATCGCCCTGCAGGGGATGCGCGAACTGTTCAGTGTGACCGGCGTCAACGGATACGGCACATGGGCGTCCATCTGGGTGCTTGTCACCGTGCTCCTGGCGCAGATCTATCCGGAGGGGTTCTACGTCATCCCGGGCTTCGTGATCATCCTGACCTCCGCGCTCCCGGTCCTCCGGAAGCGGACGACCGGCGCAGTCTATGAAGTCGGGGTGGTCGTCTTCGGCCTGATGTACCTCGCCTGGCTGTTCGCGCGCCTCATCTTCCTGAGGGCGGAGCCGGGCGGGTTCGGCCACGTCGTCTTCATGGGGACGTGCGTCGCGATCAACGACAACGCGTCGTATTGGGCCGGCAAGCTCTTCGGCCGTTACAGTCGACCGCTCATTCCGGAAGTCTCTCCGGGGAAAACCGTGGTGGGATTCTTGGGCGGTGCCGCGGCGACGATCGCGGCCGGGCTGCTGTTCCACTTCGCGATCCCTGCGGTGAGCCGGGCGCAGGTGCTCGTGCTCGCGACCTTGATCGCGCTCACGGGCCCGATGGGCGATCTCGTGATCTCGGTGATCAAGCGGGACCGGGGCGTGAAGGACATGGGGACGATCTTACCCGGACACGGCGGCGTCCTCGACCGCTTCGACTCGATCCTGTACACGACCCCGATCTACTACTTCGCGCTCGCGGTCTTGGGCCTGAGGCGGTGA
- a CDS encoding YihY/virulence factor BrkB family protein, with protein sequence MKLAELRPIRAAIQFNDRLNAHQVGEQATVIAFNIVYAMFPLVLALTAVGGFIVRGAIARGQLLAAIRVAFPAQLAKEMSDVINTAGNYPGIIGLVAFITLVVAGSNLFAAIEVAFCRIFGVPPRGIVHQRAVAVLMILVFSALLVVAVAASDVAVFLRGSRIGPDGAHPTLPGGRYLGLAGGWAFVVLMLLVLYLVIPNARISLGVVWPGAVLAGTALQVTTLVFPLYIRYFAGFNRFGDAFSLVFLIMTWAYFLGFILLAGAEVNAMRYAKAAGRAT encoded by the coding sequence GTGAAGCTCGCGGAGCTCCGGCCGATCAGGGCGGCGATCCAGTTCAACGACCGCCTGAATGCGCACCAGGTCGGCGAGCAGGCGACCGTGATCGCGTTCAACATCGTGTATGCGATGTTTCCGCTGGTCCTCGCGTTGACGGCGGTCGGGGGATTTATCGTACGCGGCGCCATCGCGAGGGGGCAGCTCCTCGCGGCGATCCGCGTCGCGTTCCCCGCGCAGCTGGCGAAAGAGATGTCCGACGTGATCAACACCGCGGGCAACTATCCCGGGATTATCGGGCTCGTGGCGTTCATCACGCTTGTCGTCGCTGGGTCGAACCTCTTCGCCGCGATCGAGGTCGCGTTCTGCCGGATCTTCGGTGTGCCGCCGCGCGGGATCGTGCACCAGCGCGCCGTCGCCGTCCTGATGATCCTGGTGTTCTCCGCGCTGCTGGTCGTCGCGGTCGCCGCCTCGGACGTCGCCGTGTTCCTGCGGGGGAGCCGCATCGGCCCGGACGGCGCGCACCCCACCTTGCCGGGCGGCCGGTACCTCGGTCTCGCCGGCGGCTGGGCGTTTGTGGTGCTGATGCTGCTGGTGCTCTACCTGGTGATCCCGAACGCCCGGATCTCGCTTGGGGTCGTCTGGCCGGGCGCGGTGCTGGCCGGGACGGCGCTGCAGGTCACGACCCTGGTGTTCCCGCTCTACATCCGCTACTTCGCGGGCTTCAACCGCTTCGGCGACGCGTTCAGCCTGGTCTTCCTCATCATGACGTGGGCCTATTTCCTCGGGTTCATCTTGCTCGCCGGGGCGGAAGTCAACGCAATGCGGTACGCAAAGGCTGCGGGGCGTGCTACGTGA
- a CDS encoding class I SAM-dependent methyltransferase family protein, with product MKRLPTYEDLRRPLPPWHPKAWYFGAQSLMLRTVGRTAGGIDLGYRHGFNSGVMLDYVYENRARGRWGIGALIDRGFLNAVGWRGIRLRKEHLKQVLRGVIEERRARGQATHIVDLAAGGGRYLLEVLSEVGPGGVTALLRDLRREGLDEGRRRAEALDLRNVHFEPGNAFDPQELAALSPRPDIVVTSGLYEIIPDDALIRPHFGRVRRILAPDGTFIFTAQPYHPQLEMIARVLPGLDGGPWVMRLRSLELLERWAREGGFTRWDAVGDPWGIFYVVTVCGGAAAPVAPDLRPGPVR from the coding sequence GTGAAACGGCTTCCCACCTACGAGGACCTGCGGCGCCCGCTTCCCCCGTGGCACCCCAAGGCCTGGTACTTCGGAGCGCAGTCGCTGATGCTCCGCACCGTCGGCCGGACCGCCGGCGGCATCGACCTCGGGTACCGGCACGGGTTCAACTCGGGGGTGATGCTCGACTACGTGTACGAGAACCGCGCCCGGGGGCGGTGGGGAATCGGCGCGCTCATCGACCGGGGGTTCTTGAATGCGGTCGGCTGGCGCGGGATCCGCTTACGGAAGGAGCACCTGAAGCAAGTCCTGCGGGGGGTGATCGAGGAGCGGCGGGCGCGCGGACAGGCGACGCATATCGTCGACCTGGCGGCCGGGGGTGGCCGGTACCTGCTCGAGGTGTTGAGCGAGGTGGGACCGGGCGGCGTCACGGCGCTGCTCCGCGACCTGCGGCGCGAGGGACTCGATGAGGGCCGCCGGCGCGCGGAGGCGCTCGACCTGCGCAACGTCCACTTCGAGCCCGGCAACGCGTTCGATCCCCAGGAGCTTGCGGCCCTCTCACCGCGGCCCGATATCGTGGTCACGTCCGGCCTCTACGAGATCATCCCCGACGACGCGCTGATCCGGCCGCACTTTGGCCGCGTCCGGCGGATCCTCGCGCCAGACGGGACATTCATCTTTACCGCGCAGCCGTATCACCCGCAGTTGGAGATGATCGCGCGCGTGCTCCCGGGGCTGGACGGAGGGCCGTGGGTCATGCGGCTTCGGTCGCTCGAACTGCTCGAGCGGTGGGCGCGCGAGGGCGGCTTCACCCGCTGGGACGCGGTCGGGGATCCCTGGGGGATCTTCTACGTGGTGACCGTCTGCGGGGGGGCGGCCGCGCCCGTTGCGCCGGATCTTCGCCCGGGGCCGGTGCGGTGA
- a CDS encoding dihydrodipicolinate synthase family protein — protein sequence MAKIEPGVYNIMATPFDESGELDPASLGNLVEFQLARGVTGLTILGNLGEVRYLTDAERQQVVELTMTRVRGQVPVIVGMGFSGAHATISHARRAEAAGAAGLMVAPPAGARGQDVIVDHYSRVGEATALPIVVYDEPVSSGVVMPPGTLARIVEAVPTASVIKLEDPPTPVKLTHIRKLLGGRAQIFGGLGGAFFLEELTRGADGTMTGFAFSEILVAIYRQSAAGHAPQARAIFERYLPLIRYEAQPGIGLALRKEILRRRGAIRTSVLRPPAQPLDPETLAELAATLDAVGLAGKESPAVTIT from the coding sequence GTGGCGAAGATCGAGCCCGGCGTCTACAACATTATGGCCACACCGTTCGACGAGTCTGGCGAGCTGGATCCGGCCAGCCTCGGGAACCTCGTCGAGTTCCAGCTGGCGCGGGGTGTCACCGGCCTCACCATCCTTGGAAACCTTGGTGAAGTTCGGTATCTGACCGATGCCGAGCGGCAGCAGGTCGTCGAGCTCACGATGACCCGTGTGAGGGGACAGGTCCCCGTCATCGTGGGCATGGGCTTCAGCGGTGCCCACGCGACGATCTCCCACGCGCGGCGGGCCGAAGCCGCCGGGGCGGCCGGCCTCATGGTGGCGCCTCCGGCCGGCGCACGGGGCCAGGACGTGATCGTGGATCATTATTCCCGGGTAGGCGAGGCCACCGCCCTCCCGATCGTCGTCTACGACGAGCCGGTGAGCAGCGGGGTCGTGATGCCGCCGGGAACGCTCGCGCGCATCGTCGAGGCCGTGCCGACGGCCTCGGTGATCAAGCTCGAGGACCCGCCGACGCCGGTCAAGCTGACGCACATCCGGAAGCTCCTGGGCGGCCGCGCGCAGATCTTCGGCGGCCTGGGCGGCGCGTTCTTCCTCGAGGAGTTGACGCGCGGCGCGGACGGCACGATGACGGGGTTTGCGTTCAGCGAGATCCTGGTCGCGATCTACCGGCAGTCCGCGGCGGGCCACGCCCCGCAGGCCCGCGCGATTTTCGAGCGCTACCTTCCCTTGATCCGCTACGAGGCGCAGCCGGGGATCGGGCTCGCGCTGCGGAAGGAGATTCTCCGCCGGCGCGGCGCAATCCGCACGTCTGTACTCCGGCCGCCGGCTCAGCCCCTCGATCCGGAGACGCTGGCCGAGCTCGCTGCGACCCTGGACGCGGTCGGCCTTGCGGGGAAGGAGAGTCCGGCGGTCACGATCACGTAG